The following are from one region of the Ischnura elegans chromosome X, ioIscEleg1.1, whole genome shotgun sequence genome:
- the LOC124171082 gene encoding uncharacterized protein LOC124171082, whose amino-acid sequence MWMHRRSEEPAPTEITSYWSKPKLAGLQSSHCHIRAEDFKKEAEALKMPSNEDFLKTVQEIASKESISCQLSKMTTEGNDLMELSMHKLVFNFAKDGGREYTDFLRFAESAMSHELIDLAANETLNQSKDILWQELRYGRITASRLYDASRCKAEGSILRLILGATKWHETEAMKRGLYLENRVLNVVESKLKCKMSRCGLFLMKEYPALGASPDALGDGFVVEIKCPSKHSTQKSYLCNDSIRPKYMAQIQLQMLATGMQKGLFCLANESFEQNKYVECKWVSRDQNFLNEIIDGAMIYWKNSVYPRLFKSVTP is encoded by the coding sequence ATGTGGATGCATAGGAGGAGTGAGGAGCCAGCTCCCACAGAAATTACATCATATTGGTCTAAGCCTAAACTAGCAGGACTCCAAAGCTCTCATTGCCACATAAGAGCTGAGGACTTCAAGAAAGAGGCTGAGGCCCTGAAAATGCCTTCAAATGAAGATTTTCTGAAGACAGTTCAAGAGATTGCCTCAAAGGAAAGCATATCTTGTCAGCTGTCAAAGATGACAACAGAGGGGAATGATTTGATGGAATTATCCATGCAtaaactggtatttaattttgcaAAAGATGGAGGGAGAGAATATACCGATTTTTTAAGGTTTGCTGAAAGTGCAATGTCACATGAATTGATTGATCTAGCAGCAAATGAGACATTGAATCAATCCAAGGATATCCTCTGGCAAGAGCTTCGATATGGGAGGATTACTGCTTCCAGACTATATGATGCCAGCCGATGTAAAGCAGAGGGGTCAATATTGAGGCTAATTTTAGGTGCTACCAAGTGGCATGAGACAGAGGCGATGAAAAGGGGGCTTTACTTAGAAAATCGTGTACTAAATGTTGTTGAAAGTAAGCTCAAGTGCAAAATGTCTCGGTGTGGGTTGTTTCTTATGAAAGAATATCCTGCCTTGGGAGCATCACCTGATGCCCTTGGTGATGGATTTGTTGTAGAAATTAAGTGCCCATCAAAGCATTCCACGCAGAAAAGCTATTTATGTAATGATAGTATCCGACCCAAATATATGGCCCAGATACAGCTGCAAATGCTTGCAACTGGTATGCAGAAAGGACTCTTTTGCTTAGCAAATGAATCttttgaacaaaataaatatgttgaatgTAAATGGGTGAGCAGAGACCAAAATTTCCTGAATGAAATTATTGATGGTGCAATGATATATTGGAAAAATAGTGTTTATCCCAGATTATTCAAATCTGTAACTCCTTag